A single Epinephelus lanceolatus isolate andai-2023 chromosome 22, ASM4190304v1, whole genome shotgun sequence DNA region contains:
- the LOC144459908 gene encoding uncharacterized protein LOC144459908, whose amino-acid sequence MGSACKDFLLVSSLAAFIFLGLCLVRTHGDVIINHFIMFPSRSSAATISTITIIITITITITIIITIIITITITITIIITITITIISTITITITMALTVFATWIWKCREIDSSVPVGC is encoded by the exons ATGGGTTCAGCCTGTAAAGATTTTCTTCTTGTGTCGTCGTTGGCTGCTTTCATTTTTCTGGGGCTGTGTCTGGTGCGTACACATGGAGACGTGATCATCA ATCATTTCATCATGTTCCCGTCAAGATCTTCTGCTGCGACCATCagcaccatcaccatcatcatcaccatcaccatcaccatcaccatcatcatcaccatcatcatcaccatcaccatcaccatcaccatcatcatcaccatcaccatcaccatcatcagcaccatcaccatcaccatcaccatggCACTGACTGTCTTTGCTACGTGGATTTGGAAATGTCGGGAGATTGACTCATCTGTCCCTGTAGGCTGTTGA